One Pyrococcus furiosus DSM 3638 genomic window, AAAAAAGTGAAATTGTCGTGATTGGTGGGGGTATTGTTGGAGTTACGATAGCTCATGAGCTCGCTAAGAGAGGAGAAGAAGTTACCCTCGTTGAGAAGAGGTTCATTGGTTCTGGCTCAACTTTTAGATGTGGAACGGGAATTAGACAGCAATTTAACGATGAAGCAAACGTTCAAGTTATGAAGCGCTCTGTAGAGCTTTGGAAGAAGTACAGTGAAGAATATGGTTTTAAGTTCGAGCAAACAGGTTACCTCTTCTTATTGTATGATGATGAGGAAGTTGAGATATTTAAGCAAAACATAAAGATCCAGAACAAATTTGGAGTTCCTACTAGGTTGATAACCCCAGAAGAGGCGAAGGAGATAGTTCCACTCTTGGATATAAGCGAAGTAATCGCAGCTTCGTGGAATCCAACGGATGGAAAAGCAGATCCGTTTCACTCTACAACGGCCTTTGCACTTAAGGCAAAGGAGTATGGTGCAAAAATACTTGAATACACGGAGGTAAAGGGATTTATCATCGAAAATAATGAGATTAAGGGAGTAAAAACAAATAGAGGGGTAATAAAGACGGGGATTGTTGTAAACGCAACTAATGCATGGGCAAAGTTGATAAATGCTATGGCTGGTATTAAAACTTCCATTCCAATTGAGCCCTACAAGCATCAAGCAGTGATAACCCAACCGATTAAAAGAGGAACTATAAAGCCGATGGTCATATCTTTCAAGTATGGTCACGCTTATTTAACACAAACTGCGCATGGAGGGATTATAGGAGGAGTTGGTTATGAAGTGGGGCCAACATATGACTTGACTCCAACTTATGAGTTTCTAAGAGAAGTTAGCTACTATTTCTCAAAGATAATACCA contains:
- a CDS encoding NAD(P)/FAD-dependent oxidoreductase, encoding MIPEKSEIVVIGGGIVGVTIAHELAKRGEEVTLVEKRFIGSGSTFRCGTGIRQQFNDEANVQVMKRSVELWKKYSEEYGFKFEQTGYLFLLYDDEEVEIFKQNIKIQNKFGVPTRLITPEEAKEIVPLLDISEVIAASWNPTDGKADPFHSTTAFALKAKEYGAKILEYTEVKGFIIENNEIKGVKTNRGVIKTGIVVNATNAWAKLINAMAGIKTSIPIEPYKHQAVITQPIKRGTIKPMVISFKYGHAYLTQTAHGGIIGGVGYEVGPTYDLTPTYEFLREVSYYFSKIIPALKNLLILRTWAGYYAKTPDSNPAIGKVEGVSDYYIAAGFSGHGFMMAPAVAEMVADLITKGKTELPVEWYDPHRFERGELRTVALQMG